Proteins encoded together in one Cicer arietinum cultivar CDC Frontier isolate Library 1 chromosome 4, Cicar.CDCFrontier_v2.0, whole genome shotgun sequence window:
- the LOC105851048 gene encoding alcohol acyl transferase 1 allele GSa-like gives MSKSIDLPDCYNYKPPITITPCAPTPNHSLYLSNLDDLMYIRFYMHYVYIFKKSVEVDTLKSSLSRVLVDYYPLAGRLRTSSEDENKLVVDCNGEGVLFAEASMDITAEELLIPCMTQHKSLKKLKCKGNTKKMLDNPLLLIQVTKLSCGGMILFISLNHALWDGTGKSQFLNDWAYLTKNSNSNLTIKPYHNREILKTREPPQIKFPHPVYIKEPGDTNPERNFLMWLLTQTNVHTSITFGANEILRLRKQCTTSLFKYVTDFEVIIAHTWRSVTKALNLSPARVVNICFTANIRKKLKLPKGFYGNAFVLVSAESTVKDLVNSNNLDHGIKCVQQAKSYLDDEEYIRSSIDLLKDKTLIVNESTNVFVSQLNKLGIQDLDFGEGKPFHVDTFDINFGVLLLPVIGDPNAVRVITPFPKNLVDKYHHYMTKIESWEQDE, from the exons atgtcaaaatccATTGATCTTCCAGATTGTTACAATTATAAGCCACCAATTACAATCACCCCATGTGCACCAACACCAAATCACTCCCTCTATCTCTCTAATCTTGATGACCTAATGTACATCAGGTTTTACATGCATTATGTTTATATCTTCAAGAAATCTGTAGAGGTAGATACTTTAAAATCATCTCTATCAAGAGTTTTGGTGGATTACTACCCTTTAGCTGGGAGGTTGAGGACAAGCAGTGAGGATGAGAACAAGTTGGTGGTGGATTGCAATGGAGAAGGTGTTTTGTTTGCTGAGGCTTCCATGGATATCACTGCTGAAGAATTACTCATTCCTTGCATGACACAACATAAGTCATTGAAGAAACTTAAGTGCAAGGGGAATACTAAAAAAATGTTAGATAATCCTCTTCTTCTAATTCAG gTAACAAAGCTTAGTTGCGGAGGAATGATCTTGTTCATATCGTTAAATCATGCTTTGTGGGATGGCACTGGTAAATCACAATTTCTAAATGATTGGGCCTATCTTACCAAAAATTCCAATAGTAATTTGACAATTAAACCTTATCATAATCGAGAAATATTGAAAACTCGAGAACCTCCACAAATAAAATTCCCTCACCCAGTATACATCAAAGAACCGGGAGATACTAATCCTGAACGAAACTTTCTCATGTGGTTGCTAACCCAGACAAATGTCCATACATCAATCACCTTTGGAGCCAACGAGATACTTCGCTTAAGGAAACAATGTACAACGTCATTGTTCAAGTACGTCACAGACTTTGAAGTGATAATAGCACATACATGGCGCTCCGTTACAAAAGCATTAAACTTATCTCCCGCACGTGTTGTGAATATTTGTTTCACTGCAAATATTAGAAAGAAATTGAAACTTCCAAAAGGATTTTACGGGAATGCGTTTGTTCTCGTTTCCGCTGAGAGCACAGTGAAGGATTTAGTGAATTCTAATAATCTAGATCACGGTATAAAATGTGTGCAACAAGCCAAGAGTTATTTGGATGATGAGGAGTATATTAGGTCATCGATTGATTTGTTGAAGGACAAAACATTAATTGTCAATGAATCCACTAATGTTTTTGTAtcacaattaaataaattagggatTCAAGATTTGGATTTTGGAGAAGGGAAGCCTTTTCATGTGGACacttttgatattaattttggTGTCTTACTTTTACCTGTAATTGGAGATCCTAATGCAGTTAGAGTTATTACTCCATTTCCCAAGAATTTGGTGGACAAATATCATCACTATATGACGAAGATAGAGAGTTGGGAACAAGATGAATAA